A single window of Brevundimonas naejangsanensis DNA harbors:
- a CDS encoding amino acid permease: protein MGGPDAQPRPTSSLGAEPGATSLARNLSWPHLVAMGVGAIVGTGILTLIGIGADKAGPAVLLSFLIAGFVCACAAMCYAEMASTVTASGSAYTYSRVVLGQMAGWVIGWSLILEYSLVVSAVAVSWSGYAAPLLRDWLGLPMALMQGPHAGGIANIPALFIIIAVGALLLTGAKKSATLNLILVAVKLSALALFVWFALPHFNAANLEPFSPYGFARHMGPDGVERGVMAAAAIIFSAFYGFDAIATAAEETRNPKRDLAIGIVGSMLICAAIYTIIATVALGATPFTRFANSPEPLALILREISQPGAAHFLAVTAVLTLPTVILAFFYGQSRIFFVMARDGLLPRGLARVSKGGAPVRITVFTACVVGTIALFFPLDEIVALANAGTLVAFSAVALCMLILRRRAPDMARGFRTPLGWVVGPVAIAGCLYLLASLPQSTQIWFVIWNVVGLGVYFIYGRKRVAKAAQGDDTES, encoded by the coding sequence ATGGGCGGCCCAGACGCGCAACCGCGCCCCACCTCAAGCCTTGGCGCAGAGCCCGGCGCCACGAGCCTGGCGCGCAACCTCAGCTGGCCGCATCTGGTGGCGATGGGCGTGGGCGCCATCGTCGGCACCGGCATCCTGACCCTGATCGGCATCGGCGCGGACAAGGCGGGCCCCGCCGTCCTGCTGTCTTTCCTGATCGCCGGCTTCGTCTGCGCCTGCGCCGCCATGTGCTACGCCGAGATGGCCAGCACGGTGACGGCTTCGGGCAGCGCCTATACCTATTCGCGGGTGGTGCTGGGCCAGATGGCGGGATGGGTCATCGGCTGGAGCCTGATCCTGGAATACAGCCTGGTGGTCAGCGCCGTGGCCGTCAGTTGGTCGGGCTATGCGGCGCCCCTGCTGCGTGACTGGCTGGGCCTGCCCATGGCTCTGATGCAGGGGCCGCACGCGGGCGGAATCGCCAACATCCCCGCCCTGTTCATCATCATCGCCGTCGGCGCCCTTTTGCTGACCGGCGCCAAGAAAAGCGCCACGCTCAACCTGATCCTGGTGGCGGTGAAGCTGTCGGCCCTGGCCCTGTTCGTCTGGTTCGCCCTGCCCCACTTCAACGCCGCCAACCTGGAGCCCTTCAGCCCCTATGGCTTCGCCCGTCACATGGGCCCCGACGGCGTCGAGCGCGGCGTGATGGCGGCGGCGGCCATCATCTTCTCGGCCTTCTACGGCTTCGACGCCATCGCCACGGCGGCCGAGGAGACGCGCAATCCCAAGCGCGACCTGGCCATCGGCATTGTCGGCTCCATGCTGATCTGCGCGGCGATCTACACCATCATCGCCACGGTCGCCCTGGGCGCGACGCCCTTCACCCGCTTCGCCAACAGCCCCGAACCGCTGGCCCTGATCCTGCGCGAAATCAGCCAGCCCGGCGCCGCTCATTTCCTGGCGGTCACGGCGGTCCTCACCCTGCCCACGGTGATCCTGGCCTTCTTCTACGGTCAGAGCCGCATCTTCTTCGTCATGGCGCGGGACGGCCTGCTGCCGCGCGGTCTGGCCCGCGTGTCCAAGGGCGGCGCCCCGGTGCGCATCACCGTGTTCACCGCCTGCGTGGTGGGGACCATCGCCCTGTTCTTCCCGCTGGACGAAATCGTCGCCCTGGCCAACGCCGGCACTCTGGTGGCGTTCAGCGCCGTGGCCCTGTGCATGTTGATCCTGCGTCGTCGCGCGCCGGACATGGCGCGCGGCTTCCGCACGCCGCTGGGCTGGGTGGTCGGTCCGGTCGCCATCGCCGGCTGCCTGTATCTGTTGGCCAGCCTGCCGCAGAGTACGCAGATCTGGTTCGTGATCTGGAACGTGGTCGGCCTGGGCGTCTACTTCATCTACGGTCGCAAGCGGGTAGCGAAAGCAGCGCAAGGCGACGACACGGAAAGCTGA